In a genomic window of Rubripirellula tenax:
- a CDS encoding leucine-rich repeat domain-containing protein produces MTLVLVHSSLADDPPKKKGKKAAKDKPAVVKPAEGTPEAKSEAKPESPPEVSIFADKNLEEAVRAEVFAKRNSQAPIAASDVANISRVIGKGKQIKNLSGLEHCKSLMMLDLEDNQISDLTPIAGLLRLQSVTLAGNKIKALKPLEKLVSMQLLDLSGNQVDDLTALEAMSNLRTLYVADNQVSKLDPLSSLTKVWSLDVSNNRINDLSPLAKFGWLTSLDISGNEVESLQPLSTLNELDMLMMSRNRVKDLGPLVDMCKKDFERDRRFSPYLEVYLGENPIDEKAKAKHVTELESFGVDVFDR; encoded by the coding sequence TTGACATTGGTCCTCGTCCATTCCTCGCTCGCCGATGATCCGCCGAAAAAGAAGGGCAAGAAAGCGGCAAAGGACAAGCCTGCCGTCGTAAAGCCTGCGGAAGGAACGCCCGAAGCCAAAAGCGAAGCAAAGCCCGAGTCGCCGCCGGAGGTTTCCATCTTCGCGGACAAGAATCTTGAGGAAGCCGTCCGCGCCGAGGTATTCGCGAAGCGAAACAGTCAGGCACCCATCGCGGCGTCCGACGTCGCCAACATTTCACGCGTGATTGGCAAGGGCAAGCAGATCAAAAACCTCAGCGGCCTGGAGCACTGCAAGTCGCTGATGATGTTGGATCTGGAAGACAATCAAATCAGCGACCTGACGCCCATCGCTGGGCTGTTGCGTTTGCAGTCCGTCACGCTGGCGGGCAACAAAATCAAAGCCCTCAAGCCGCTCGAAAAGTTGGTGTCGATGCAGTTGCTGGATCTTTCCGGCAACCAAGTCGATGATCTAACCGCGCTCGAGGCGATGTCGAATCTTCGCACGCTTTATGTTGCCGACAACCAAGTGTCGAAACTGGATCCGCTTTCTAGCCTGACCAAAGTGTGGTCCTTGGATGTATCCAACAATCGAATCAACGACCTGTCGCCCCTTGCTAAATTCGGTTGGCTGACGTCGTTGGATATTTCGGGGAACGAAGTCGAGTCGCTGCAACCGTTGTCCACTTTGAACGAGCTGGACATGTTGATGATGTCGCGTAACCGCGTCAAAGATCTTGGGCCGTTGGTCGACATGTGCAAGAAAGACTTTGAGCGCGACCGACGATTCTCGCCCTACCTAGAAGTCTATTTGGGAGAAAACCCAATCGACGAGAAAGCGAAAGCGAAGCATGTCACCGAGCTCGAATCTTTCGGCGTTGACGTCTTCGATCGATAG
- a CDS encoding YkgJ family cysteine cluster protein codes for MSVVSLPAKRRRSDYPEAANLCEHCTAKCCHYFALGIDEPEVRRDYDFMRWYLLHDRATLFVEDTTWYLLVHTTCKHLRDDYMCGIYETRPQICRDYTTAECEFEDDWCYEKYFESPEQIDEYADALFGPQFPEPDRKPEHSLRSRKPSGLPIA; via the coding sequence ATGTCCGTCGTCTCTCTACCCGCCAAGCGTCGCCGCAGCGATTATCCCGAAGCTGCAAATCTTTGTGAACATTGCACCGCCAAGTGCTGTCACTACTTTGCGTTGGGCATCGACGAACCGGAAGTCCGCCGCGACTACGATTTCATGCGATGGTACCTGTTGCACGATCGGGCGACTTTGTTTGTGGAAGACACGACGTGGTATTTGTTGGTCCACACGACCTGCAAGCACCTTCGCGACGACTATATGTGTGGCATCTACGAAACTCGACCTCAAATTTGCCGTGATTACACGACGGCGGAATGCGAGTTCGAAGACGATTGGTGTTACGAAAAGTACTTTGAGAGTCCCGAGCAAATCGACGAGTACGCCGACGCCCTGTTCGGCCCCCAGTTCCCGGAACCCGATCGAAAACCGGAACACTCGTTGCGAAGCCGGAAACCATCCGGTTTGCCGATTGCCTAA
- a CDS encoding formyltransferase family protein translates to MEVVITALGPDNVGLADPIIHHVTGRGARIAEIQMYDHDEAHLFAMICRIDIPTAEYEPLVDAMRQIGDHTRLAIRVWSSQRRPGRKPRLAICGTFVEHTPRAMLEAIADGTIDGEAAVLISNRKKLAGLAAEFDVPYRMIGNEQGAADDAKMVQALDDFDVDYVVLARYMRVLPPSTCWQFAGGRIVNLHHGLLPGFPGFRPYHDAYAARMLTFGATCHFIIPELDAGNQTINQRTFSVSPGTPIDDIIARGERENEPECLVEGVRRVIDREVDLHFHRVVARTTKRSD, encoded by the coding sequence GTGGAAGTCGTCATCACCGCCCTGGGGCCCGACAACGTCGGCCTCGCCGACCCCATCATTCACCACGTCACCGGTCGCGGCGCACGGATCGCTGAGATCCAGATGTATGACCACGACGAAGCCCACCTGTTCGCAATGATCTGTCGCATCGATATTCCCACCGCAGAATACGAACCGTTGGTGGATGCGATGCGTCAAATCGGCGATCACACTCGATTGGCGATCCGCGTGTGGAGTAGCCAGCGTCGACCCGGCCGAAAGCCGCGACTGGCGATCTGTGGCACATTCGTCGAACACACGCCTCGTGCGATGCTAGAAGCCATCGCCGACGGCACCATCGACGGCGAAGCCGCCGTGTTGATTTCGAACCGAAAGAAGCTGGCTGGCTTGGCGGCTGAGTTTGACGTTCCGTATCGGATGATTGGAAATGAACAGGGCGCCGCCGACGACGCGAAAATGGTTCAGGCGTTAGACGATTTCGACGTCGACTATGTCGTACTGGCTCGCTACATGCGCGTCTTGCCTCCATCGACGTGTTGGCAGTTCGCCGGTGGACGCATCGTCAACTTGCACCATGGATTGCTGCCCGGGTTTCCCGGCTTCCGTCCCTATCATGATGCCTACGCCGCCCGCATGTTAACGTTCGGCGCGACGTGCCACTTCATCATTCCCGAACTGGATGCCGGCAACCAAACCATCAACCAACGCACGTTTTCGGTGTCACCGGGTACGCCCATCGACGACATCATCGCACGCGGCGAACGAGAAAACGAACCGGAGTGCTTGGTCGAAGGTGTTCGTCGCGTGATCGACCGCGAAGTCGACTTACACTTTCATCGCGTTGTGGCCCGAACCACGAAACGGAGCGATTGA
- a CDS encoding metallophosphoesterase family protein — protein MTRTAILSDIHGNLAALEAVLEDVRGENVDRIVCLGDVIGYGPSPCQCLDKVMEFDFCVLGNHDSSALFDPEGFNMAAEQAIFWTRSQIECGPDGPEASKRRMKYLCSLPRLVEEDRAMFVHGSPRSPTNEYVFPEDTQNVKKMEKLFSLVTHVCFQGHTHVPGVFTNDLRFVRPIDTGSGYVVSDPQQRFLINVGSVGQPRDGDSRSCYAIYDEERVEFRRVVYDVERTVQAIEAEPDLDDLLGYRLREGR, from the coding sequence GTGACACGCACCGCGATTCTCAGCGACATCCACGGCAACTTGGCCGCACTCGAAGCCGTCCTCGAAGACGTTCGTGGCGAGAACGTGGACCGAATCGTTTGCCTGGGTGATGTGATCGGATACGGACCATCACCCTGCCAATGCCTGGACAAGGTGATGGAGTTTGATTTTTGTGTCTTAGGGAATCACGACAGCAGTGCGCTGTTCGATCCCGAAGGCTTTAACATGGCGGCCGAGCAGGCGATCTTTTGGACTCGGTCCCAAATCGAATGCGGCCCCGATGGCCCCGAAGCCAGCAAGCGACGGATGAAATACCTGTGTTCGCTGCCGCGACTGGTCGAAGAAGATCGCGCGATGTTCGTTCACGGTTCGCCGCGCAGCCCAACCAACGAATACGTTTTTCCAGAAGACACTCAAAATGTCAAGAAAATGGAGAAACTCTTCTCGCTGGTAACGCACGTTTGCTTTCAAGGCCACACGCATGTGCCCGGCGTCTTCACCAACGATTTGCGATTTGTCCGCCCAATCGACACAGGCTCGGGCTACGTTGTCTCGGATCCACAGCAGCGTTTTCTCATCAATGTCGGCAGCGTCGGACAACCGCGCGACGGTGATTCGCGAAGTTGCTACGCCATCTACGACGAAGAACGTGTCGAATTTCGCCGCGTGGTCTATGACGTCGAACGGACCGTCCAAGCGATCGAGGCCGAGCCCGACTTGGATGACCTATTGGGATATCGGTTGCGCGAAGGCAGATAG
- a CDS encoding sigma-70 family RNA polymerase sigma factor translates to MSQFDTAVNSEDAELKEAVSNTRRKTPSTSRTAQSPLETYLREINETALLTADDEQELAGRIAQGDVMARDRMVRANLRLVVNIARGYTGKGLGLQDLIEEGNLGLLRAVEGFDPAVGTRFSTYASYWIKQSIKRALINSAKTIRIPAYMVELLSKWRRATARLNEELGRTPTNEEVARVLGLPKKKLPIIRKAIRISNSTPQSDQTDSGWSLGEMVMDERLKSPDEEMLDHDILRHAMELLDDLEEREAVVLKLRFGLDGDEPKTLKEIGAELGLTRERVRQIETEALRRLADGLTDPRDR, encoded by the coding sequence ATGAGTCAATTCGATACAGCCGTCAATTCAGAAGACGCGGAGCTGAAGGAAGCCGTTTCCAACACGCGTCGCAAAACCCCGTCGACGTCACGAACGGCCCAGTCGCCTCTTGAGACTTATCTTCGCGAGATCAACGAAACCGCGTTGTTGACGGCGGATGACGAGCAGGAACTTGCCGGCCGCATTGCACAGGGCGACGTGATGGCGCGTGACCGGATGGTCCGTGCAAACTTGCGATTGGTGGTGAACATCGCTCGCGGCTACACCGGCAAAGGCCTCGGCTTGCAAGACTTGATCGAAGAAGGCAACCTTGGCCTGCTGCGTGCCGTCGAAGGCTTCGACCCAGCGGTGGGCACACGGTTCAGCACCTACGCCAGCTATTGGATCAAGCAATCGATCAAACGGGCACTGATCAACAGTGCAAAGACGATTCGCATCCCTGCGTACATGGTCGAACTGCTGAGCAAGTGGCGTCGAGCCACCGCACGATTGAACGAAGAGCTCGGTCGCACGCCGACCAACGAAGAAGTTGCACGCGTATTGGGTTTGCCCAAAAAGAAGTTGCCGATCATTCGCAAGGCGATCCGGATCAGCAACAGCACTCCGCAAAGCGATCAAACCGATTCGGGATGGTCGTTGGGCGAAATGGTGATGGACGAACGACTGAAATCGCCCGACGAAGAGATGCTCGATCACGACATCTTGCGTCACGCGATGGAACTGTTGGACGACCTGGAAGAGCGCGAAGCCGTTGTTTTGAAATTGCGATTCGGGTTGGACGGCGACGAGCCCAAGACGTTGAAAGAAATCGGAGCCGAACTGGGGCTGACGCGAGAACGCGTTCGCCAGATCGAAACCGAAGCCCTGCGTCGCTTGGCAGACGGTTTGACCGACCCTCGCGACCGCTAG
- the tsaB gene encoding tRNA (adenosine(37)-N6)-threonylcarbamoyltransferase complex dimerization subunit type 1 TsaB: MNDNPTSGDPRASSRGAQHSLQLAIETTSRAGSVALFLKDRVLDSVSLDPSQRSAATLTTVIGSILEGVKSSGQSIDFVSVASGPGSFTGLRIGVTTAKSLCYALGIPLVSVDSLAAIAAARFHADPELGEVLVALDAFRGQVFEGRFTRRMLLPSATSDLNDWSAIPDCVGVRSLSEFRSDLPTAVGSDNTPLALAGDAKPFGDAEDRRLEGTCDAIGVGILGNLAAARGDFTDPMILVPRYLKASSAEEKAAEAPGT, translated from the coding sequence TTGAACGACAATCCCACCAGTGGCGATCCTCGCGCTTCATCCCGCGGTGCACAGCATAGCCTGCAACTGGCGATCGAGACGACATCAAGAGCGGGGTCGGTGGCGCTTTTTTTGAAGGATCGTGTCCTTGATTCCGTCTCCCTTGATCCAAGCCAGCGATCTGCCGCAACCCTCACGACCGTGATCGGTTCGATCTTAGAGGGCGTAAAATCGTCGGGTCAGAGCATCGATTTTGTTTCCGTCGCATCTGGCCCGGGCTCGTTTACGGGCTTAAGAATCGGCGTAACGACGGCAAAATCGCTGTGCTACGCGCTGGGGATTCCGCTGGTTTCCGTTGATTCACTCGCCGCGATCGCCGCTGCCCGATTTCACGCGGACCCGGAGTTGGGAGAAGTTTTGGTCGCCCTCGATGCGTTTCGCGGCCAGGTTTTCGAGGGCCGATTCACGAGGAGAATGCTGCTGCCATCTGCGACTAGCGATCTGAACGATTGGTCGGCGATCCCAGACTGTGTTGGCGTCCGCAGCTTGTCGGAGTTCCGATCCGACCTGCCCACTGCGGTCGGTTCGGATAATACGCCGTTGGCGCTTGCGGGTGACGCCAAGCCATTCGGCGATGCCGAAGATCGCCGACTCGAAGGGACATGCGACGCGATCGGTGTCGGAATCCTGGGGAATCTGGCCGCAGCCAGGGGGGATTTCACCGACCCAATGATCTTGGTGCCACGCTACTTGAAGGCCAGTTCGGCCGAAGAAAAAGCCGCCGAGGCCCCGGGAACCTAA
- a CDS encoding metallophosphoesterase family protein: MKRALISDIHGNLEALEAVLADIETMSVDEIYCLGDIIGYGPNPCECLDLVIRHCKATILGNHDQAALFDPDGFNPMALQAIYWTRDQLDNGPGSPAQVNKRWDFLGELPRQIDEGDYKFVHGSPRDPTNEYVFPEYVFDTRKMEILFGKVTQFCFMGHTHLPGVFTTECEFISPDECDHVYKLGRDKLLINVGSVGQPRDDNNRSCYVIVDTDEMSLTYRRVDYDRDKTANKIYNVPDLSDALGDRLKHGR, translated from the coding sequence GTGAAGCGAGCGCTCATTAGCGACATCCACGGAAACCTCGAGGCTCTCGAGGCGGTCCTGGCCGATATTGAGACGATGTCGGTCGACGAGATTTACTGTCTCGGTGATATCATCGGCTACGGCCCCAATCCTTGCGAGTGCCTTGATCTGGTCATTCGACACTGCAAGGCGACAATCTTGGGAAATCACGACCAGGCCGCGCTTTTCGACCCGGACGGATTCAATCCGATGGCGTTGCAGGCGATCTACTGGACACGCGACCAATTGGACAACGGCCCCGGTTCGCCGGCCCAGGTCAACAAGCGATGGGACTTTCTTGGCGAACTGCCGCGCCAGATCGACGAAGGTGACTACAAATTTGTCCACGGTTCGCCACGCGACCCCACTAACGAGTACGTGTTCCCCGAGTACGTGTTCGATACGCGGAAAATGGAAATCCTATTCGGCAAAGTCACCCAGTTTTGTTTCATGGGGCATACGCACTTGCCCGGCGTGTTCACGACTGAGTGTGAATTCATTTCGCCCGACGAATGCGACCACGTCTATAAATTGGGCCGCGACAAACTGCTGATCAACGTCGGCAGCGTGGGACAACCTCGCGACGACAACAATCGATCGTGCTATGTCATCGTCGACACCGATGAAATGTCGTTGACCTACCGCCGGGTTGACTATGATCGAGACAAAACCGCTAACAAGATCTACAACGTGCCTGACCTGTCCGATGCGTTGGGCGATCGGCTAAAACACGGTCGCTGA